The following coding sequences lie in one Klebsiella huaxiensis genomic window:
- a CDS encoding YnfC family lipoprotein, with product MKRLFLLVSAVWALSACDEKAAPQAFTPEMASFSNEFEFDPLRGPVKEFTQTLFDEHDKAIKEVRARLSNEGCFDLIALDNREENTYGAWLLDANYYLDSETHEKRLRLQGKCQLAEMVSEGMKWEMDDNGFIVTSMGKKTTTSYRYDSEGFPLGKITTAKDARYAVTLTPSADSRQKLNYSAVLVSDDNPVGSVQQTCEYDDYYNPTRCEQQMVDNSVQPPLTYHYTIKNTIEYY from the coding sequence GTGAAAAGACTGTTTTTGCTGGTATCGGCGGTATGGGCGCTTAGCGCCTGCGATGAAAAGGCTGCGCCACAAGCGTTTACGCCGGAAATGGCGAGTTTTTCTAACGAATTTGAGTTCGATCCACTGCGCGGGCCGGTGAAGGAGTTTACTCAGACGCTATTTGATGAACATGATAAAGCGATTAAAGAGGTGAGAGCGCGTTTGTCAAACGAAGGGTGCTTTGATCTTATCGCTCTGGATAATCGTGAAGAGAACACCTATGGGGCGTGGTTGCTGGATGCGAATTACTACCTTGATTCTGAAACTCATGAAAAACGCCTGCGCTTGCAGGGGAAATGCCAGCTGGCTGAAATGGTGTCTGAAGGGATGAAGTGGGAGATGGATGATAATGGTTTTATCGTAACGTCAATGGGTAAAAAAACAACGACCTCTTATCGCTATGATAGCGAGGGTTTTCCGCTGGGGAAAATCACGACGGCTAAAGATGCGCGTTATGCGGTAACGCTGACACCTTCAGCCGACTCACGTCAGAAGTTGAACTATAGCGCCGTATTGGTTTCAGATGATAATCCGGTCGGCAGCGTACAGCAGACCTGCGAATATGATGATTATTACAACCCGACTCGCTGCGAGCAGCAGATGGTCGATAACAGTGTCCAGCCCCCGCTGACTTACCACTACACTATCAAAAACACCATCGAGTATTACTGA
- the speG gene encoding spermidine N1-acetyltransferase: MTDAHHVKLRPLEREDLRFVHQLDNNASVMRYWFEEPYEAFVELSDLYDKHIHDQSERRFVIECDGEKAGLVELVEINHVHRRAEFQIIISPDYQGKGLATRAAKLAMDYGFMVLNLYKLYLIVDKENEKAIHIYRKLGFIVEGELIHEFFINGEYRNTIRMCLFQHQYLIEHKAPGQTLLKPTAQ, encoded by the coding sequence ATGACTGACGCTCATCACGTCAAACTTCGCCCGCTCGAGCGCGAAGACTTACGCTTTGTCCACCAGCTCGATAATAACGCCAGCGTTATGCGCTACTGGTTTGAAGAGCCTTATGAAGCCTTTGTCGAACTTTCTGATCTGTACGATAAACATATTCACGACCAGAGCGAACGCCGCTTTGTCATTGAATGCGACGGTGAAAAAGCCGGCCTGGTGGAACTGGTGGAAATCAATCACGTTCACCGCCGTGCGGAGTTCCAGATAATTATTTCACCGGATTATCAGGGGAAAGGTCTGGCAACCCGCGCTGCGAAGCTCGCAATGGACTACGGCTTTATGGTGCTCAACCTCTATAAGCTGTATCTCATTGTTGATAAAGAGAATGAAAAGGCAATTCACATTTACCGCAAGCTCGGTTTCATAGTGGAAGGTGAACTCATTCATGAATTCTTCATCAACGGCGAATATCGCAATACTATCCGCATGTGTCTGTTCCAGCACCAGTACCTGATCGAGCACAAAGCACCGGGTCAGACGTTGCTCAAGCCGACGGCTCAGTAA
- a CDS encoding DUF1283 family protein, whose product MNMILNKRWCLTAMLALSAVIFTASSFAKTDKLVIESGDSAQSRQQAAMEKEQWNDTRSLRQKVNTRTEKEWDKADVAFDAQDNCQKSANVNAYWEPNTLRCLDRRTGRTVAP is encoded by the coding sequence ATGAATATGATATTGAACAAACGCTGGTGCCTGACCGCTATGCTGGCGCTGAGCGCGGTAATCTTTACCGCGTCGTCGTTTGCCAAAACTGACAAGCTGGTGATTGAATCCGGCGATAGCGCGCAAAGCCGCCAGCAGGCCGCGATGGAAAAAGAACAGTGGAACGACACCCGTTCTTTACGCCAGAAGGTCAACACGCGTACCGAGAAAGAGTGGGACAAAGCCGACGTGGCTTTTGATGCTCAGGACAACTGCCAGAAGAGCGCGAACGTTAACGCGTACTGGGAACCCAACACTCTACGCTGCCTTGATCGCCGCACTGGCCGTACCGTAGCACCGTAA
- a CDS encoding YnfA family protein: MLKTTLLFFATALCEIIGCYLPWLWLKRGASPLLLIPTALALTLFVWLLTLHPEASGRVYAAYGGVYVCTALLWLRFVDGVKLSHYDWAGALIALCGMLIIVAGWGRA; encoded by the coding sequence ATGCTAAAAACAACATTACTTTTCTTTGCTACCGCCCTGTGTGAAATCATCGGCTGCTATTTACCCTGGCTATGGCTGAAACGTGGGGCAAGCCCGTTACTGTTGATTCCGACTGCTTTGGCACTAACGTTGTTTGTCTGGCTGTTGACGCTGCATCCGGAAGCCAGCGGACGCGTCTATGCGGCTTACGGCGGTGTTTATGTCTGTACGGCGCTGCTCTGGCTGCGTTTCGTTGATGGCGTAAAACTGAGTCATTACGACTGGGCTGGGGCGCTGATTGCGCTGTGCGGGATGCTAATCATTGTGGCTGGATGGGGACGAGCATAG
- the rspA gene encoding starvation-sensing protein RspA, protein MKIVAAEVFVTCPGRNFVTLKITTDDGIIGYGDATLNGRELPVASYLRDHLCPQLVGRDAHRIEDIWQFFYKGAYWRRGPVTMSAISAVDMALWDIKAKAAGMPLYQLLGGASREGVMVYCHTTGHSIDEVLDDYARHQEMGFKAIRVQCGVPGMKTTYGMAKGKGQAYEPATKGQWPEEQLWSTEKYLDFTPQLFAAVREKFGFNEHLLHDMHHRLTPIEAARFGKSIEDYRLFWMEDPTPAENQECFRLIRQHTVTPIAVGEVFNSIWDCKQLIEEQLIDYIRTTITHAGGITGMRRIADFASLYQVRTGSHGPSDLSPVCMAAALHFDLWVPNFGVQEYMGYSEQMLEVFPHSWTFDNGYMHPGEKPGLGIEFDEKLAAKYPYEPAYLPVARLEDGTLWNW, encoded by the coding sequence ATGAAGATCGTTGCCGCTGAAGTTTTCGTCACTTGCCCTGGACGTAACTTTGTCACCCTTAAAATCACCACCGATGACGGAATTATTGGCTACGGTGACGCCACGCTAAACGGTCGTGAGCTGCCAGTCGCATCGTATCTGCGCGATCACCTATGTCCGCAGCTGGTTGGGCGTGATGCGCACCGAATTGAAGACATCTGGCAGTTTTTCTATAAAGGCGCGTACTGGCGTCGCGGCCCGGTGACGATGTCGGCCATTTCCGCCGTCGATATGGCCCTATGGGACATTAAAGCAAAAGCAGCAGGCATGCCTTTGTATCAACTGCTGGGCGGGGCATCGCGGGAAGGGGTCATGGTTTACTGCCACACCACGGGCCACTCCATTGATGAAGTACTCGATGATTATGCTCGCCACCAGGAGATGGGATTCAAGGCCATTCGCGTGCAGTGCGGTGTACCGGGTATGAAAACCACCTACGGCATGGCGAAAGGCAAAGGTCAGGCCTATGAACCGGCTACCAAAGGGCAGTGGCCGGAAGAGCAGCTGTGGTCGACAGAAAAATACCTCGATTTTACGCCGCAGTTGTTTGCTGCCGTGCGCGAAAAGTTTGGTTTTAACGAACATTTGCTCCATGACATGCATCACCGCCTGACGCCAATTGAAGCGGCGCGCTTTGGTAAAAGTATCGAAGATTATCGCCTGTTCTGGATGGAAGATCCGACTCCGGCAGAGAACCAGGAGTGCTTCCGCTTAATTCGTCAGCATACCGTCACACCGATTGCGGTTGGGGAAGTCTTTAACAGTATTTGGGATTGTAAGCAGCTGATTGAAGAACAATTGATCGACTATATCCGCACCACCATTACTCACGCAGGTGGGATTACAGGTATGCGCCGTATTGCCGATTTTGCTTCGCTCTATCAAGTGCGCACCGGTTCGCACGGGCCGTCGGATCTGTCGCCAGTTTGTATGGCCGCAGCGCTGCATTTCGATCTGTGGGTGCCGAACTTTGGCGTGCAGGAATATATGGGCTATTCCGAGCAAATGCTGGAAGTCTTCCCGCATAGCTGGACGTTTGATAATGGCTATATGCATCCGGGTGAAAAGCCGGGCCTGGGCATCGAATTTGATGAAAAGCTGGCAGCGAAATATCCCTATGAACCTGCTTATTTGCCGGTAGCCCGTCTGGAAGACGGTACGTTGTGGAACTGGTGA
- a CDS encoding Zn-dependent oxidoreductase produces the protein MKSIVIRQPNELVVEERPIPQPAAGEVRVKVKLAGICGSDSHIYRGHNPFAKYPRVIGHEFFGEIDAVGEGVTDKAVGQRVSVDPVISCGHCYPCSVGKPNVCTSLVVLGVHRDGGFSEYAVVPAKNAWLVPDPVSDRHAVMIEPFTIAANVTGHVSPTDQDVALVYGAGPMGLTTIQVLKRVYRVKQVIVVDRIDERLQMAQRNGADWVINNGEKPLSETLKEKGIQPTLIIDAACHPTILQEAVTLASPAARIVLMGFSTEPSQVVQQGITGKELSIFSSRLNANKFPVVIDWLEQGLINPEELITHEFEYQHVVDALELFENDRKRCCKVLLTFGQ, from the coding sequence ATGAAAAGTATTGTGATTCGTCAACCTAACGAGTTAGTGGTTGAAGAGCGTCCAATTCCGCAACCTGCGGCAGGGGAAGTGCGGGTCAAAGTAAAACTGGCGGGAATATGCGGTTCTGATAGCCATATTTATCGCGGGCACAACCCATTTGCTAAATATCCGCGCGTGATAGGGCATGAATTTTTCGGCGAGATTGATGCGGTTGGTGAAGGTGTCACTGATAAAGCCGTTGGCCAGCGCGTCAGCGTTGACCCGGTGATTAGCTGCGGTCATTGCTATCCTTGCTCAGTGGGAAAACCGAACGTGTGTACCTCTTTAGTGGTGCTGGGCGTTCATCGGGATGGCGGTTTTAGCGAGTACGCTGTCGTGCCGGCTAAAAATGCCTGGTTGGTACCGGATCCGGTTTCTGACCGACATGCGGTGATGATTGAACCTTTCACTATTGCGGCTAACGTTACTGGACATGTCTCGCCAACTGACCAGGATGTTGCGCTGGTTTACGGGGCTGGGCCGATGGGTCTGACGACTATCCAGGTACTGAAACGGGTGTACCGCGTTAAGCAAGTGATCGTGGTTGACCGGATTGATGAGCGTCTGCAGATGGCGCAGCGCAACGGAGCGGATTGGGTTATCAATAATGGCGAGAAGCCGTTATCCGAAACGCTGAAAGAGAAGGGAATACAGCCGACGCTGATTATTGACGCCGCCTGTCATCCGACTATTTTGCAAGAAGCCGTCACGTTAGCCTCGCCGGCGGCAAGAATTGTGTTGATGGGATTCTCAACAGAACCATCTCAGGTTGTGCAACAAGGCATTACCGGGAAAGAGTTATCTATTTTCTCGTCACGCCTGAATGCCAATAAATTCCCGGTGGTAATTGATTGGTTAGAGCAAGGGCTAATTAATCCAGAGGAGCTGATCACTCACGAATTTGAGTATCAACATGTTGTTGATGCACTGGAACTTTTTGAGAATGACAGAAAACGTTGCTGTAAGGTTTTATTAACCTTCGGGCAATAA
- a CDS encoding MFS transporter: MTTVKNERTTSDLIRAAVSGWLGTALEFMDFQLYSLGAALVFHEIFFPEQSAAMALILAMGTYGAGYIARIVGAFFFGKMGDSIGRKRVLFITITMMGICTTLIGVLPTYAQVGILAPVLLVTLRIVQGLGAGAEISGAGTMLAEYAPKGKRGIISSLVAMGTNCGTLSATAIWAFMFFVLDREQLVAWGWRVPFLASVVVMIFAIWLRLNLKESPVFEQVSEENVLQEETAASENTLGAMLKSKSFWLATGLRFGQAGNSGLLQTFLAGYLVQTLLFDKGIPTDALMISSVIGFITIPFLGWLSDKIGRRVPYIIINISAIILAYPMLSIIVDKSYSASTIMASLIVIHNVAVLGLFALENITMAELFGSRNRFTRMAISKEAGGLVAVGFGPVLAGIFCNMTGSWMPIVIMLVCYSIIGLISAILMPEVRDRDLSLLNDAADCTPEKKTVGNGQYI; encoded by the coding sequence ATGACTACAGTTAAAAATGAGAGAACAACATCAGATCTCATTCGTGCAGCCGTATCTGGTTGGTTAGGTACCGCGCTGGAGTTTATGGACTTCCAGCTCTATTCTCTTGGCGCGGCGCTGGTTTTTCATGAAATATTTTTCCCTGAACAATCTGCTGCCATGGCGCTTATTCTGGCAATGGGGACTTATGGCGCAGGGTATATTGCGCGAATCGTCGGGGCATTCTTTTTTGGTAAGATGGGTGACAGTATAGGGCGTAAAAGAGTCCTGTTTATTACTATCACCATGATGGGGATTTGTACCACCCTGATTGGCGTTCTGCCAACCTATGCACAGGTCGGTATTTTAGCGCCGGTATTGCTGGTCACTTTACGTATCGTTCAGGGATTAGGCGCTGGGGCTGAAATTTCCGGAGCGGGTACCATGCTGGCAGAATATGCGCCAAAAGGTAAGCGCGGCATTATCTCTTCGCTGGTTGCGATGGGAACCAACTGCGGAACGTTAAGCGCCACGGCCATCTGGGCGTTCATGTTCTTCGTACTGGACCGCGAACAGCTCGTCGCTTGGGGATGGCGTGTTCCGTTCCTGGCAAGCGTTGTGGTGATGATTTTTGCTATCTGGTTACGTCTGAACCTGAAAGAAAGTCCAGTATTTGAACAGGTTAGTGAAGAAAATGTTTTACAGGAAGAGACTGCGGCTAGTGAGAACACCCTCGGTGCGATGCTGAAAAGCAAGTCCTTCTGGCTGGCGACGGGTCTGCGCTTTGGGCAAGCAGGTAACTCCGGCTTACTGCAAACATTCCTCGCAGGTTATCTGGTACAAACATTATTGTTTGATAAAGGTATACCAACTGACGCATTAATGATTAGCTCAGTTATTGGCTTTATCACTATTCCTTTCCTGGGGTGGCTATCAGATAAAATAGGTCGTCGCGTACCTTACATTATCATCAATATTTCGGCGATTATTCTGGCTTACCCGATGCTGTCGATAATTGTAGATAAGAGCTATAGCGCAAGCACTATTATGGCGTCATTGATTGTGATTCATAATGTGGCGGTGTTAGGTCTTTTTGCTCTGGAAAATATTACCATGGCCGAGCTGTTTGGTTCCCGTAATCGCTTTACCCGTATGGCGATTTCGAAAGAGGCGGGCGGCTTAGTTGCAGTAGGGTTTGGTCCCGTACTGGCTGGTATTTTCTGTAATATGACCGGCTCATGGATGCCCATCGTTATTATGCTGGTTTGTTATTCAATCATTGGTTTAATTTCTGCCATTCTGATGCCAGAAGTCCGCGACCGTGATTTGAGTTTGCTCAATGATGCTGCAGATTGTACGCCAGAGAAAAAAACGGTCGGCAACGGACAATATATTTGA
- a CDS encoding mannitol dehydrogenase family protein, which produces MENTLLTANATLPSYDRNRLVPRIVHLGFGAFHRAHQAVYADILATEHGSDWGYTEVNLIGGEQQIADLQQQDLLYTVAEMSADAWTARVVGVVKQAMHAQVDSLESVLAKMCEPQVAIVSLTITEKGYCHSPASGELQLDHPLIVADLQNPHQPKSAPGVVVEALARRKAAGLAAFSVMSCDNMPENGRVMRNVVCAYARAVDAELAEWIVHNVTFPSTMVDRIVPAVTADTLDKIEQLTGVRDPAGVACEPFRQWVIEDNFVAGRPEWQKAGAELVSDVLPFEEMKLRMLNGSHSFLAYLGYLAGYQHINDCMLDDNYRRAAHVLMLNEQAPTLKVQGVDLARYAGLLIDRYSNPALQHRTWQIAMDGSQKLPQRMLDSIRWHLAHGSDFTLLAMGVAGWMRYVSGVDDQGQAIEISDPLLPVIAETVRNSEEGEGRVKALLGIEAIFGQTLVQEGRFVDAVTNAYLALQKRGAKATVAAWAQAN; this is translated from the coding sequence ATGGAAAACACGCTTTTAACAGCTAATGCCACGCTGCCTTCTTACGATCGCAACCGGCTCGTTCCGCGTATCGTCCACCTGGGATTTGGCGCATTCCATCGCGCCCACCAGGCGGTATATGCCGATATTCTGGCAACAGAACACGGCAGCGACTGGGGTTATACCGAAGTGAATTTAATCGGCGGCGAGCAACAGATTGCCGACCTGCAACAGCAGGATTTGCTGTATACCGTCGCCGAGATGTCGGCAGATGCCTGGACTGCTCGCGTTGTCGGCGTGGTGAAGCAGGCAATGCACGCCCAGGTGGATAGTCTGGAAAGCGTGCTGGCGAAAATGTGTGAACCGCAGGTCGCCATTGTCTCATTGACCATTACTGAAAAAGGTTACTGCCACTCCCCAGCGAGCGGTGAACTACAGCTGGATCACCCGCTGATTGTCGCCGACTTGCAAAACCCGCATCAGCCAAAATCAGCGCCGGGCGTGGTTGTGGAAGCTTTGGCACGACGCAAAGCGGCTGGGCTGGCCGCATTTAGCGTCATGTCCTGCGATAATATGCCGGAAAACGGCCGCGTGATGCGTAATGTCGTTTGTGCCTATGCACGTGCAGTTGATGCCGAACTCGCTGAATGGATTGTGCACAATGTTACCTTTCCATCCACGATGGTTGACCGCATCGTCCCGGCCGTTACAGCGGATACGCTGGACAAAATTGAACAACTCACCGGCGTGCGCGATCCTGCTGGTGTCGCCTGTGAACCGTTCCGCCAGTGGGTTATTGAAGATAATTTTGTTGCCGGTCGTCCTGAATGGCAAAAGGCGGGCGCTGAACTGGTATCTGACGTGCTGCCGTTTGAGGAAATGAAGCTGCGTATGCTCAACGGTAGCCACTCCTTCCTGGCTTACCTGGGTTATCTGGCTGGTTATCAGCATATTAATGATTGTATGCTGGACGACAACTATCGCCGTGCCGCGCATGTACTGATGCTGAATGAACAGGCTCCGACGCTGAAAGTACAGGGCGTTGATCTTGCACGTTATGCTGGTTTACTTATCGACCGCTACAGCAATCCGGCATTGCAGCACCGCACCTGGCAGATAGCGATGGACGGTAGTCAGAAGCTGCCACAGCGCATGCTGGATTCGATTCGTTGGCATCTGGCACATGGCAGCGACTTTACTCTGCTGGCGATGGGCGTTGCGGGCTGGATGCGCTATGTCAGCGGCGTTGATGACCAGGGACAGGCAATTGAAATTTCTGACCCGTTGCTGCCGGTGATTGCCGAGACTGTGCGCAACAGCGAAGAAGGTGAAGGGCGAGTGAAGGCATTGCTGGGTATTGAAGCCATTTTCGGTCAGACTCTGGTACAGGAAGGTCGCTTCGTAGATGCGGTCACTAACGCCTATTTAGCACTGCAAAAGCGCGGCGCAAAAGCCACCGTTGCTGCGTGGGCCCAGGCCAACTAA
- a CDS encoding C4-dicarboxylate TRAP transporter substrate-binding protein, whose amino-acid sequence MRDLNNKCKWLAKTVCVLPLLIVGVCNGAESLNVSTSLSPDDPIYKGLQSFKKNVESRTNGDIKIKLFSSGQLGADNELLQHAQAGSNVGVIVDGARLAQFVPEMAIIPAPFVFKDYQTIKTFINSPVFAQWSEQMAKNSGLIPLSFNWYQGARMLVTQKPVQKPEDLSGVRVRALEAPVTIETIKCMGGAPTPLSWSEIYSSIQTGVVDAAEAQPTAVYGSKLYEITKFITKTNHIHLMTGIIVSEKWLSTLTPEQQTILKEEAQKNGDIASDNTIAAGDNMLADMASKGMTVSEVDVKPFVDACAYVTKKLGLESALEQVKSVTN is encoded by the coding sequence ATGCGTGATTTAAATAATAAATGCAAATGGTTGGCCAAAACAGTCTGTGTACTGCCGTTATTGATCGTTGGCGTATGTAATGGGGCTGAATCACTAAACGTAAGTACCTCTTTATCTCCTGATGACCCTATCTACAAGGGATTGCAGTCCTTTAAGAAAAACGTTGAGTCGCGCACTAATGGTGATATTAAAATAAAACTGTTTTCGAGCGGACAGCTTGGGGCTGATAACGAACTGTTGCAGCATGCCCAGGCGGGAAGCAACGTTGGTGTTATCGTTGATGGTGCCCGTCTGGCGCAATTTGTGCCAGAAATGGCTATTATTCCCGCTCCTTTTGTTTTTAAAGATTACCAGACGATTAAAACCTTTATTAATAGCCCTGTTTTTGCTCAATGGAGTGAACAAATGGCGAAGAATTCAGGACTCATACCTCTATCATTTAACTGGTATCAGGGGGCTCGTATGCTGGTGACGCAGAAACCGGTACAGAAACCTGAAGATTTATCCGGCGTGAGGGTTCGTGCACTGGAAGCGCCGGTAACCATCGAAACGATTAAGTGCATGGGGGGCGCGCCAACGCCTCTATCCTGGTCTGAAATTTACTCATCTATTCAAACTGGCGTCGTTGATGCCGCTGAGGCGCAACCCACTGCGGTATATGGTTCTAAATTGTATGAAATCACAAAGTTCATCACTAAAACAAACCATATACATTTAATGACCGGCATTATTGTTTCAGAAAAATGGTTATCCACGTTAACGCCTGAACAGCAGACAATCCTGAAAGAAGAGGCACAGAAGAACGGCGATATCGCTTCCGATAATACTATTGCCGCCGGAGATAACATGTTGGCGGATATGGCGAGCAAAGGAATGACGGTTTCTGAAGTTGATGTTAAGCCTTTTGTTGATGCCTGCGCCTATGTCACGAAAAAACTGGGTCTGGAATCTGCACTTGAACAGGTAAAAAGCGTTACTAACTAA
- a CDS encoding TRAP transporter small permease, whose translation MKVFRQFELAFARIGLVAIVIIILAGGVGRAIGHPLIWSLEIAMVIFAWISMFAIDYAFQVRRHIGIDAVANFFPQKLKRVCLWGNEIIILGFLLCGVWYGFNFVITTHLQVLPVTELSLAWLNSAVPTGCLLMLFTSLEFLFGGCQEKQQKNKVEICS comes from the coding sequence ATGAAAGTTTTTCGCCAGTTTGAACTCGCATTTGCGCGTATTGGCTTGGTTGCGATCGTTATCATTATTCTTGCCGGAGGCGTGGGACGAGCTATCGGTCATCCTCTTATTTGGTCGTTAGAAATTGCCATGGTAATTTTCGCGTGGATTAGTATGTTTGCTATTGATTACGCTTTCCAGGTTCGCCGCCATATTGGTATTGATGCCGTAGCCAATTTTTTTCCGCAAAAATTAAAAAGAGTATGTCTGTGGGGGAATGAAATTATTATTCTTGGTTTTTTATTATGTGGCGTCTGGTACGGTTTTAACTTCGTTATCACCACTCATCTTCAGGTTCTGCCGGTTACTGAGTTATCACTGGCCTGGTTGAATAGCGCAGTACCTACTGGATGTCTTCTCATGCTTTTTACCTCGCTGGAGTTTTTATTCGGCGGTTGTCAGGAAAAACAGCAAAAAAATAAGGTCGAGATATGCTCTTAA
- a CDS encoding TRAP transporter large permease produces the protein MLLTVALFVVLLIVGMPVGMVIAISSLSYFFTADFLPVGIAFQKFSAPTQSFPILATPLFLLVGNLLNKSGVTHRLLDFARIISGWMVGGLAQINVLLACLLGGVSGSATADAAMQARVLGLPMVARGYPKAFSAAVIAFSSLITATIPPSILLILYGFVGNVSIGKLFIAGIFPGLLLTIIIMVTNYILARRINIKPEMASLPNRKEVWLSFKNSFWALMFPVVLIVVIRLGIFTTTEAGAFIVLYAFVIGRYVYKALDNATLWEVLKETISDIGVVMLLIMSAAILGHITILDQIPQQLAEAIIQITENRYGILVLLLALIAVAGMLFDGSVIILLLTPILLPIAVEAGFDPIHFGLVFVVLTLLGANTPPVGICMYTVCGILNCSTVAFVRASIPYLIAFFVFIAMLVIFPSITLFLPQTLM, from the coding sequence ATGCTCTTAACCGTCGCCCTGTTTGTGGTGTTATTGATTGTTGGCATGCCGGTAGGGATGGTTATTGCGATATCCAGCCTGAGCTATTTTTTTACCGCTGATTTTTTGCCAGTCGGTATTGCTTTTCAAAAATTTTCCGCGCCGACTCAATCTTTTCCTATTCTGGCAACACCATTATTTCTCCTTGTTGGGAATTTACTGAATAAATCAGGTGTTACCCATCGTCTACTCGATTTTGCCCGTATCATCTCGGGATGGATGGTCGGTGGTCTGGCGCAGATCAACGTGCTTTTGGCGTGTTTGCTGGGGGGCGTTTCTGGTTCAGCTACCGCAGATGCGGCAATGCAGGCGCGCGTCCTGGGTTTACCGATGGTCGCTCGCGGATATCCGAAAGCGTTTAGCGCCGCGGTTATTGCGTTTAGTTCGTTGATTACAGCGACCATTCCACCGAGTATCCTGCTGATCTTGTATGGTTTTGTCGGCAACGTTTCCATTGGAAAACTGTTTATTGCCGGGATTTTTCCGGGATTGCTGCTAACTATCATTATTATGGTGACAAACTATATTCTTGCCCGGCGCATCAATATTAAACCGGAAATGGCTTCGTTACCAAACAGGAAAGAGGTTTGGCTGAGTTTTAAAAATAGCTTCTGGGCGCTTATGTTCCCGGTTGTTTTAATTGTTGTTATCCGGTTGGGTATTTTTACTACCACGGAAGCAGGCGCGTTTATTGTTTTATACGCCTTTGTTATTGGCCGCTATGTCTATAAAGCCCTTGATAACGCCACATTATGGGAAGTTCTGAAGGAAACCATTAGCGATATCGGCGTCGTTATGCTATTGATTATGTCTGCGGCGATTCTCGGACATATCACTATTCTCGATCAAATTCCGCAGCAGCTCGCCGAGGCCATTATCCAGATTACGGAAAATCGTTATGGTATTCTGGTCCTGCTATTGGCTTTAATTGCGGTTGCGGGGATGTTGTTTGATGGTAGTGTTATTATATTGCTCCTGACCCCCATTCTATTACCCATTGCGGTTGAGGCTGGATTTGATCCGATACATTTCGGTTTGGTTTTTGTGGTACTGACCCTATTGGGAGCCAATACACCCCCTGTGGGGATCTGTATGTATACTGTTTGCGGGATCTTAAACTGCAGTACGGTCGCATTTGTCAGAGCTTCAATTCCTTATCTGATCGCATTCTTTGTATTCATTGCGATGCTGGTGATCTTTCCGTCTATTACTTTGTTCCTGCCACAGACGCTGATGTAA